From Anaplasma ovis str. Haibei:
CGCGTCACACCACTGTAAATGAGCCAGATTAGCCATCCATGGGCGATATACACACACTCGAATTGGGACCTGTAGCCCAGTGCAGGCTTTAATACGGTCGCGCATACAGGATACTCACTTCTGCAAAGCACCCAAGATGAATCGCAATTGCATTCGGCAATATACGGAGATACTATGGTTAGAAAACCAGTAATTAGAATGAAATGCGTACACGAAGTATGCGTCACCCAAGAGGGTGACCAGCAAAGAATTGATAAATTTATCTCGTGCGCATTGGATATATCACGCAACAAGGCGCAGTATTTGATCGCCGGCGGGCAGGTTACAATTTTTGGGAAGGTAATCAGCGACAACAGCTACCTGGCAAAAACAGGTGACGTGTACACGATAGTTACGGCCGCACAAAGACCAAGTGCTTTATCACCCAATTACGATATTGACCTTAAAGTGGTGTATGAAGACCATGACATCATAGTGATAGATAAAGACCCCTACATAGCCGTCCATCCGGGAAATGGAATTGAACACTACACAATAACAAATGCGCTGCTTGCCCGCTTCGGGGCCGGTTTGCAATCTGTCGGCAGTAGCTCAAGGCCGGGCATCGTACACAGACTGGATAAGGACACCAGTGGGCTCATGGTCGCAGCGAAGACTGAGAGCGCCTATTATAGGCTTTCCGAAGAACTTGCCAACCAAGAATTCAAGAAAGAGTACCTAGCAGTAGCCTGGGGTATACCTTGCCCCAAGCATGGTACGATACACACAAACATCCGCGTGAAAAGGTCCGACGTAACCATGATGGAAGTCGCAAAATCCGGCGGGAAGCCAGCAAAAACAGAATATAAAGTTGAACAGGAATTTGGGAAAGTCGCAAGCTTAGTTAGGTGTACGCTCCATACCGGAAGGACGCATCAAATAAGGGTACACCTGAGCCATATAGGGCACTCCATAGTAGGGGATCAGAAGTATGGTAAGAACTGCAAAAAATGCATGAGGAGCGGGGTGCAGGATGTCAAAAACTTCCGGAGACAAGCCCTGCACGCGTCCCTACTTGGCTTTCGTCATCCATCTACCGGGAAGTACA
This genomic window contains:
- a CDS encoding RluA family pseudouridine synthase → MKCVHEVCVTQEGDQQRIDKFISCALDISRNKAQYLIAGGQVTIFGKVISDNSYLAKTGDVYTIVTAAQRPSALSPNYDIDLKVVYEDHDIIVIDKDPYIAVHPGNGIEHYTITNALLARFGAGLQSVGSSSRPGIVHRLDKDTSGLMVAAKTESAYYRLSEELANQEFKKEYLAVAWGIPCPKHGTIHTNIRVKRSDVTMMEVAKSGGKPAKTEYKVEQEFGKVASLVRCTLHTGRTHQIRVHLSHIGHSIVGDQKYGKNCKKCMRSGVQDVKNFRRQALHASLLGFRHPSTGKYIEFTSEPGNDIQQLISELRQTTSLERKTEKSRA